Proteins from a genomic interval of Medicago truncatula cultivar Jemalong A17 chromosome 3, MtrunA17r5.0-ANR, whole genome shotgun sequence:
- the LOC11421531 gene encoding uncharacterized protein, translated as METVMEDVEEYNYREVKLPSLIPIVPEPELERETGERRRGRDIVLAIDHGPNSKHAFDWALIHLCRLADTIHLVHAVSDVKNQTVYDLTQGLMEKLAVEAFQVSMVKTVARIVQGDAGKVICKEAERIKPAAVVLGTRGRSLFQSVIQGSVGEYCFHHCKAAPVVIVPGKDAGDASIV; from the exons ATGGAGACAGTGATGGAAGATGTAGAAGAATACAACTACAGAGAAGTGAAGCTTCCATCTCTGATACCAATAGTGCCTGAGCCAGAGCTTGAGAGGGAAACAGGggaaagaagaagaggaagggaTATAGTATTAGCCATAGATCATGGTCCAAACAGTAAACATGCTTTTGATTGGGCTCTTATTCATCTATGCAGACTTGCTGATACCATCCACCTTGTTCATGCTGTTTCTG ATGTGAAGAACCAAACTGTGTATGACTTGACTCAGGGGCTGATGGAGAAATTAGCGGTTGAGgcttttcaagtttcaatg GTGAAAACAGTAGCTCGGATAGTGCAAGGTGATGCAGGAAAAGTAATTTGTAAGGAAGCAGAGAGGATTAAACCTGCAGCTGTGGTTCTGGGGACCAGAGGCAGAAGCTTGTTTCAaag tGTGATACAAGGAAGCGTCGGTGAGTATTGCTTTCACCACTGTAAAGCAGCACCTGTTGTTATCGTTCCTGGAAAAG ATGCTGGTGATGCATCAATCGTCTAA
- the LOC11418219 gene encoding phenylcoumaran benzylic ether reductase POP1 yields the protein MAGGSNMMSKILLIGGTGYIGKFIVEASAKAGHPTFLLIRESTLSNPTKSSIINKFKDLSVNFVLGDLYDHQSLVKAIKQVDVVISTVARSHLSDQDKIISAIKEAGNVKRFFPSEFGNDVDRSHAVEPAKSAYAVKARIRRSIESEGIPYTYVSSNYFAGYFLPSLSQHGASAPPRDKVVILGDGNPKAVFNKEEDIATYTIKSVDDPRTLNKILYIRPQGNALSFNDLVSLWEKKIGKTLERIYVPKEQLLKQIQESSPPLNMMLSIAHCVYIKGDHTNFEIDPTFGVEATTLYPDVKYTTVDEFLNQFV from the exons ATGGCAGGTGGGAGTAACATGATGAGCAAGATTCTATTGATCGGTGGCACCGGTTACATCGGAAAATTCATTGTAGAAGCTAGCGCCAAAGCTGGCCATCCAACCTTCCTTCTCATCCGGGAATCAACTCTTTCCAACCCTACTAAATCATccatcatcaacaaattcaagGACTTGTCCGTCAATTTTGTTCTT GGGGATCTATATGATCATCAAAGTTTGGTGAAAGCAATAAAACAGGTTGATGTTGTAATTTCTACTGTGGCTCGCTCGCACTTGAGTGATCAAGATAAAATCATCTCTGCCATCAAAGAAGCAGGAAATGTTAAG AGATTCTTTCCTTCTGAATTCGGAAATGATGTGGATCGGAGTCATGCGGTTGAACCAGCAAAGAGTGCATACGCCGTTAAAGCCAGAATTCGGCGCAGCATTGAGTCAGAAGGAATTCCATACACTTACGTGTCAAGTAACTACTTTGCTGGTTACTTCCTACCCTCTTTGTCACAGCATGGAGCTTCAGCTCCACCAAGAGATAAAGTTGTTATCCTAGGAGATGGAAACCCCAAAG CTGTTTTTAACAAAGAAGAGGATATTGCTACTTATACAATCAAATCTGTTGATGATCCAAGAACCTTGAACAAAATTCTGTATATTAGACCACAAGGTAATGCCTTGTCTTTTAATGATCTGGTATCTCTATGGGAGAAGAAGATTGGTAAAACTCTTGAAAGAATCTATGTTCCAAAGGAACAACTTCTGAAGCAAATTCAAG AGTCCTCGCCTCCATTAAATATGATGTTGTCGATTGCTCACTGTGTGTACATTAAAGGGGATCATACTAACTTTGAAATCGATCCAACATTTGGAGTAGAAGCTACAACTCTCTATCCTGATGTGAAATACACCACTGTAGATGAGTTCCTTAATCAGTTTGTCTGA
- the LOC11428159 gene encoding SNF1-related protein kinase regulatory subunit gamma-1: MQSRKIVNDGLVAEKKEDNNDQNVHVDSATALQQFLDHIPISSISGINNSHVLEIKSGGTIRDAIHMLYEKDTFGAVIVDVLNTETSSIRFSDRYIGFISFPNMVLWSLEECEKIREDAADNHIKDIENQGLFSILDRIPQIGQTKVGELAKSFLWEPFFPVRLNDTILHALLLLSKHRLQVLPVMQQLDAALIGFVTQNALVQLLLQSSELEWFNNVADKNLSDFRFEGQEHLSCVFGDQTVADALKLLWQNQTCAVAVVDRQTKKLIGNVRNSDIYNLVKNDDLLRNRKILTVEEFVHTKTDKTDAEPTIKHDHGTNHTAGSLHLKNSFTSRMDSPVTNRANQTLKQVMEHMTQTNSSFSFLINDNEQVTGVITVRDVILQFAPPCVNSSIGGGGFFELALEQSGCRINNGTIIRNR; encoded by the exons atgcaATCTAGGAAAATAGTGAATGATGGTTTAGTCGCTGAGAAGAAGGAAGATAATAATGATCAGAACGTGCATGTTGATTCTGCCACTGCCcttcaacaatttcttgatcacATACCCATTAGTTCAATATCCGGCATAAACAATTCACATG TGTTGGAAATAAAATCTGGAGGCACTATAAGGGATGCAATTCATATGTTGTACGAAAAGGACACATTTGGTGCTGTCATTGTGGATGTTTTGAACACTGAAACATCAAGCATAAGGTTTTCTGATCGCTATATTGGTTTCATTTCTTTTCCAAACATGGTTCTTTGGTCTCTTGAG GAATGTGAAAAGATAAGAGAAGATGCCGCTGATAACCATATCAAGGATATAGAGAACCAAGGTTTATTCTCTATCTTGGACCGGATTCCTCAGATTGGCCAAACCAAG GTTGGCGAATTGGCCAAGTCATTCCTCTGGGAACCATTTTTCCCGGTACGGTTGAATGACACGATTTTGCATGCATTGCTACTTCTTTCTAAGCACAGGCTGCAAGTTTTGCCTGTCATGCAACAACTTGATGCTGCACTCATCGGCTTTGTTACACAG AATGCCCTAGTCCAACTACTTCTTCAATCAAGCGAACTAGAGTGGTTCAATAATGTTGCAGACAAGAACTTATCAGATTTCCG ATTTGAAGGCCAAGAACATCTTAGTTGTGTGTTTGGAGACCAAActgttgcagatgctttgaagTTGCTTTGGCAGAACCAAACTTGTGCAGTTGCAGTTGTAGATAGACAAACCAAGAAGCTCATTGGTAATGTGAGGAACAGTGACATTTATAATCTTGTAAAGAATGATGACCTACTTAGAAATAGAAA GATTTTAACAGTCGAAGAATTTGTTCACACAAAGACCGACAAGACAGACGCTGAACCAACCATTAAACATGATCATGGTACTAATCACACGGCAGGAAGTCTCCACCTGAAAAACAGCTTCACATCGAGAATGGATTCACCGGTAACCAACAGAGCAAACCAAACGCTCAAGCAAGTAATGGAGCATATGACACAGACTAATAGCAGTTTCAGTTTTCTGATAAATGATAATGAACAAGTTACAGGTGTGATAACAGTGAGAGATGTCATTCTGCAATTTGCACCTCCATGTGTGAATTCTAGTATTGGTGGAGGTGGATTTTTTGAATTGGCATTGGAGCAGAGTGGATGTAGAATTAACAATGGAACTATCATTCGCAATCGTTGA
- the LOC11418220 gene encoding glucose-1-phosphate adenylyltransferase large subunit 1, protein MASGCLTIKPNTHFSISKKGSFFGERIKGSFHNSSWVTDQLNERFTNQKKIKHVAVSAILTSDDPKGSLNLQVPSFMRLRADPKNVISIVLGGGPGTHLYPLTKRAATPAVPVGGCYRLIDIPMSNCINSGINKIFVLTQFNSASLNRHIARTYFGNGINFGDGFVEVLAATQTPGETGNKWFQGTADAVRQFTWIFEDAKNINVENVLILAGDHLYRMDYMDLVQSHVDRNADITISCAAVGDSRASDYGLVKVDERGNIIQFSEKPKGADLKAMQVDTSRLGLSPQDALNSPYIASMGVYVFKKDVLLKLLKWKYPTSNDFGSEIIPSAIREHNVQAYFFGDYWEDIGTIKSFYDANLALTKESPKFQFYDPKTPIFTSPGFLPPTKIDNCRVVDAIISHGCFLRECTIQHSIVGERSRLDYGVELQDTVMMGADYYQTESEIASLLAEGKVPIGIGRNTKIKNCIIDKNAKIGKDVVITNKDGVQEADRPEDGFYIRAGITIVMEKATIEDGTVI, encoded by the exons ATGGCTTCTGGTTGTTTAACCATAAAACCCAACACccatttttcaatttctaaaaAAGGTTCTTTTTTTGGAGAAAGAATCAAAGGAAGCTTCCATAACAGTTCCTGGGTCACGGATCAGTTGAATGAACGTTTCACAAATCAGAAGAAGATCAAACATGTTGCTGTATCTGCTATTCTTACTTCAGATGATCCCAAAGGTTCCTTG AACTTGCAAGTGCCTTCATTTATGAGACTAAGGGCTGATCCAAAAAATGTGATTTCCATTGTATTGGGAGGAGGACCAGGGACACATCTATATCCTCTCACCAAACGAGCTGCAACACCCGCG GTTCCTGTTGGGGGATGCTATAGGCTTATAGACATTCCAATGAGCAACTGTATAAATAGTGGcatcaataaaatatttgtgcTAACTCAGTTCAATTCTGCTTCCCTCAACCGACACATTGCCCGCACCTATTTTGGTAATGGCATCAACTTTGGTGATGGATTTGTGGAG GTTCTGGCGGCGACACAAACACCAGGAGAAACGGGAAATAAGTGGTTTCAAGGAACTGCAGATGCTGTGAGGCAATTTACCTGGATATTTGAG GATGCCAAGAATATAAACGTCGAAAATGTATTGATCTTGGCGGGGGATCATTTATACCGAATGGATTACATGGACCTTGTGCAG AGTCATGTTGATAGAAATGCCGATATTACAATTTCGTGTGCTGCTGTGGGTGACAG CCGTGCATCAGATTACGGATTGGTCAAGGTAGACGAGAGAGGCAATATCATCCAATTTTCTGAAAAACCGAAAGGGGCTGATCTGAAAGCAATG CAAGTAGATACCTCTCGTCTTGGGTTGTCGCCACAAGATGCATTGAACTCGCCATATATTGCATCTATGGGGGTTTATGTATTCAAGAAAGATGTTTTACTCAAGCTTTTGAAATGGAAATATCCTACATCTAATGACTTTGGATCCGAAATCATTCCTTCAGCTATAAGGGAACACAATGTCCAA GCATATTTCTTCGGAGACTACTGGGAAGATATTGGAACAATAAAATCCTTTTACGATGCTAACCTTGCTCTTACCAAAGAG AGTCCGAAGTTTCAGTTTTATGATCCCAAGACACCCATTTTCACATCTCCTGGATTCCTACCACCAacaaagattgacaactgccgG GTTGTGGATGCCATTATCTCCCATGGATGTTTCCTGAGAGAATGTACAATCCAGCACTCCATTGTGGGTGAAAGATCACGTTTAGATTATGGCGTTGAGCTTCAG GACACTGTAATGATGGGAGCAGACTATTACCAAACCGAATCCGAAATTGCTTCTCTTCTTGCAGAGGGAAAGGTCCCAATTGGAATCGGAAGGAATACCAAAATTAA GAACTGTATTATTGACAAGAATGCAAAGATCGGGAAAGATGTCGTCATCACGAACAAAGAT GGCGTACAAGAAGCAGATAGACCAGAAGATGGGTTCTACATCCGAGCAGGAATCACAATCGTAATGGAGAAGGCAACAATAGAAGATGGAACTGTCATATAA